In Ischnura elegans chromosome 6, ioIscEleg1.1, whole genome shotgun sequence, one genomic interval encodes:
- the LOC124161141 gene encoding uncharacterized protein LOC124161141 isoform X1, which produces MKVEVISLVLIASLAVAAALPVGSSEHSSQEREERARKGTAKLRLLEAVSAHGKPEKEEDVRVNNHDAVDQEISESKVVVTKSESTHPAPKASIQTTGTTAAMSTTTTTTSTTPKSDFTLRLEKQRSVADQAFRERLMRHTGPQKEHRSVPHARNAHQPPTGKNQPVSQQPVPEPEQNDVGEDKEDSPVPSIPPVVYVPLSDTQGTKKGNGQQPLRLAPYVPATLDRRSRQWFLANYFPLLINDPYQAFVGSGPLFEYGQEADVCRPKGPSRDAIEDVGSNSEAEIAMEGSGYVTKVVVRGGGVAIAGPGGVATAGRGGTAIVGPGGVAYTRPGAVAVVGPGGRVMSQRNQGVYVSHGEGKTARGKSDQLDGVLVARGPIIYYDNYGEKN; this is translated from the exons ATGAAGGTCGAG GTGATCTCTCTGGTGCTTATAGCATCGTTGGCGGTGGCGGCAGCACTTCCAGTGGGCAGCAGCGAACACTCATCACAAGAGCGGGAGGAAAGAGCACGGAAGGGCACGGCCAAACTCAG GCTCTTGGAGGCTGTTTCGGCACACGGGAAGCCGGAAAAGGAAGAGGATGTACGGGTCAATAACCATGATGCGGTTGATCAAGAGATTTCAGAATCGAAGGTTGTCGTAACCAAGTCAGAGAGCACCCATCCGGCACCAAAGGCCTCAATCCAAACAACAGGCACCACTGCGGCGATGAGCACCACGACGACGACGACATCTACCACGCCTAAGTCAGACTTCACCCTGAGACTGGAGAAGCAGCGTTCCGTGGCAGACCAGGCCTTCCGGGAGAGGCTCATGAGGCACACTGGACCACAGAAGGAACACCGAAGCGTTCCTCACGCCAGGAACGCTCACCAGCCACCAACCGGAAAGAACCAACCAGTCAGCCAACAACCAGTCCCAGAACCAGAGCAGAACGACGTGGGCGAGGATAAAGAAGATAGCCCTGTCCCCAGCATCCCTCCCGTTGTCTACGTCCCACTATCCGACACCCAGGGAACCAAAAAGGGGAATGGTCAACAACCACTCCGCCTGGCCCCCTACGTTCCTGCAACCCTGGACCGAAGGAGCCGCCAGTGGTTCCTGGCAAACTACTTTCCCCTACTCATCAACGACCCTTACCAGGCCTTCGTCGGCAGCGGACCACTGTTCGAGTACGGCCAAGAGGCGGACGTCTGCAGACCAAAGGGCCCTAGTAGAGACGCCATCGAAGACGTTGGTTCCAATTCAGAGGCTGAGATAGCCATGGAGGGCAGTGGATACGTAACAAAGGTCGTTGTGAGGGGTGGCGGTGTTGCCATTGCCGGCCCTGGAGGGGTCGCCACGGCGGGCAGGGGTGGCACGGCGATAGTGGGCCCTGGTGGAGTGGCGTACACAAGACCAGGGGCTGTGGCAGTGGTTGGGCCAGGAGGAAGGGTGATGTCGCAGAGGAACCAGGGAGTCTACGTGTCGCACGGCGAGGGAAAAACGGCACGCGGGAAGTCGGATCAGTTGGATGGCGTACTAGTGGCCCGTGGCCCGATCATCTATTACGATAATTACGGAGAAAAGAATTGA